The DNA sequence taccaccattcaagttataatttatttcaaaagttcatcacatagatgagactacaagataagtcttgaatagattcaatctttgaaatattattgaatgaaatgaagttacgagatacttcattaagtcccgatatatatccacatatatatctcttatacatttcctgaaaacctctgtcatgtaaagtatgaacagagtttgtaacatccaatgaatttttggaaaggaaaagaattgtggcataaacccgatatcttgctgatcaggcaaagataccaataagtaacattttcaactgtagatggatgaattcctcaccggtcatcaccctagtcgcattcggacctcgcgctagaccgttatccggccactcacgcgtggatggactgtcacccagcctcttacaccttcatagaccgtaccccggcctgtcgcttatgccgactcaatcagatggacttacttcccgaacattgggcaagtaatcaaattgttgtctcaaaacagcaaccacgttgcgaatataaaatacaccacagagccggatccctcaggttttgagcgagtatttaaatcccctttgaaaggaagatcttaaatataaaaatgagttttgggatccgctctaacttttaaaatcattttgaagactcgaaaacatttttaagaatgtttggagaaatgctaatttaatgaaataaatcagtcccgatatattagaaaatatctgaatattattatttaaataatattcccataaagaataatctttataaaaataattgaagtaaaagttcaaaaaacttatacttgaaatgaataataaataaccagagatatacttatacgaaagtacgatctttatttgaataatcgaaaataagtttgattatcgaaacattattctttaataaaataaagaatattatttaataaataagcggagtcataagtcctcaaatgaatattcaaaataatattcattaaataaaataaacggagtcttaagtcctcgaatgaatattcaaaataatattcattaaataaagtaagcggagtcataagtcctcgaatgaatattcaaaataatattcattaaataaaataagcggagtcataagtcctcgaatgaatattcaaataatattcattaaataaaataaagttatcgaataaaccttattcgattaatagttttgaaaactatatctctatatatatatatatatatataaatatatataatatactcgggaacatcgactcccggttttagaaaatgttcacctttgggtcccctatactaagggtatacgcaaatactgcttatctctagcataggtattatgcaactataagcatttgaaatcaacagatagataacaagattacgaaacagacatgcatatatataccatatcagcatgtctcaatatatcgcaaaatttgctaattaaccaacatgcatctatcacaagataatgcatatacatatatacatcacaacaacagtataacgggtagaaacttgcctgagcaactggggctggcaaaagtcctgggatgagtctggtaacctataaaccacatataagttggaattaaaccaaagtcgcttatgaatctatactttaacccattagactctaacactcgctttgcgctcaacgattctcttaagtcgctcgagtaccctcggctccaccatttttaataaattaaccattaagagttttaaggcgattctttcgcgagtgccttaccaattgcctaatacactttacataaatgtatcatactctaattagtcctttaaggtctttaatctatgtttcaaagtaaggcgaggggtaatggttcgttcgcgaaacgccgttacttaaaacggtcgtttctcctaaaccatacatcggaatcaaacgaaccacatatcaaaacgaagctcataacatgaactatctaatcatggcaatggtcaaaacctaacagggagttctcgggtcctgatgttaagaacaaaacagtctaaagtaaatcggatattacgacggctatgtttacgcgattaccaatttctattctactccaaatcaaccaccaatcaaccacaattcatccatacaaccaaaatccatgCATACCATgttacaacagccccaacaactcaatattaccaaaTTATACTAATTCTCAATCATGAgttaaaactatacttaagttcattaatcaataatccaagatttacaactccaaaaacattacaaaaccaactaatctctacatacacaacaatcaagcctcttatgaactataatactcataataagctctcaacattcaataacaaagttaggttaagagattataccttccttgtgagtgggagtaacgaattagcttggaatcacccttgaaagtccttacccaagcttaatctaaacaaaaaccactacaccataaaatgcctactgtaacaccgaaaaaatgttgcattagggggtaaatatgttgctcttgcccCACTTTTAAGCTAAGTAACATTTTCAtaaagataggtttttccatGTTGACTTAGGGGTGTAAGGTAACATCTTTGGTTCCTAAGGCAACATCGTGTTTTAACTTATTTATATGTTGCCTTAGCTTGCTAATGCAACAGAAAgagagatcagttgtaacttATTTTTTATGTTACCTGAGAGTtctaaaatgtttttaaaaaagtgGGACCCACATTGGGGCCCACAGTTATTACGTGGAATATGGGTCCCATTTTTTTGTTATTGTAACATTTTATAAAGCTAATGTAACACTTTGctaataaaaaaatgaaatttttttGTTGATATTTATGCAATCCCAAAAACAAATTCATTAACCCAACGATCCATCCAACAATACCATTTCATAAAACTGATATACAATTTAAATGTACTATATCTAATACATCCTAAACTTCTTAATCTACTAAATACAAACATTACAAGTCTAATATATGAGAATCGCAATTAACTTATATACCATGATACCAAGCAACAATAAATCATAATGGTAAGCAGAAGGGTTCTTTAGATTAAATTCTTCTGTTGTGCCATTTGGGAAGCGACACTGTGGTCGAAAAAATAAAGACCGGCTGTCATTATAGCTGGGATGATTGCAGCGAAGATGTATGCTATAGGAACTGATCCCATATTCTGCAGTTCATAGATTGCAGATATTAGCAATAATTCTTGTAATATAAAGATGGAATCATCAATATGAGTTTTATAGACGTAAAAACATTAGTGAGTATTTAACCTGGATTATTGGCCCACGACGAAACAATCTTGAGTTACTGGCAGAAGGAATACGAAGTCTTCTGGGAACTCCTGCAGGAACTTTATCAGGTACAAGTTCTGTGAATGCAGACCATTTTACTATCAATAAAGGAACTCCGTAATCTGCAGTGAAACTTCATACCCAGCCTACAAGTAGTTATTAATTTCAGTTTTAAGTTTGGagaaaaataaatattaaaaccCCGGAAGTGTCACAAACCTAGGCCAAACGGTGACGACGTCATTCTTATACTCTTTAAGGAACTAAACAGTACACCAAATGCGAAAATGATTGCTAGCAGACCGTTTACGTACATCCACTGAAAATTATACTTCTCCTCAGAAGGATTCTCACCTTTAGGAATTTTAAACTCATTAATCAACCCCTGGAATACAAATGCAATTGACTCATTATTATTATACACTTCTTAGGGACACTACTAATTTTATTTTCATTACCAAGAAAATACCTTGACAGCTTTTTGCATGAAAAGAACTACAATCAGAATGCCAAAGAGTTCTCCTGCAATTCTTGTAAATCTTTTGATAATAGTGCAAGCATTGAATATTGCAAGGAGGACTAGCATAAGAGCTGTCCAAACACAAACCCTGCAAAGAGAGGATAAATGTTACAGTCTAGAGATTGCAAGGTGTAACTTAAATAAAGAACTAACTATTAAAATTTACCATCCAACCCAAGCCAAGAACTGGTCTTTTCCAATGTCTGGCCTTCCTTTACAGAAATTATATAGGTAAGTATATATAATAACTATAGGTTCTGCAACTCCTAATACCAAGTACAAGGATGGGCTAATGTCAAACACCTATTACAGTTGGCACAACAGTATTAGTGTAAATAAGATATGTACTACCCAAAATGTGAGCTGCAAAGTAAGATATAATTAACATAGAATTTGAGCTTGAAGCCAAGCTCTGCTGCAAATTAAAGATTAACTGGGCTGCTGTGATCTTTATGCAGTTCTACCACTTTCAACTAAACACAATGACAGACATAATTCTATGATAATAAGTTGAACAAAAATATATTATACATAATGACATAATAAAAGAGCCTTAGTTTTTTCAGAATGACTCCAAGAATCATTGTGATCCAGTAATAATTGTGCACCATCACAACCTTCAGAGGAATTCTGAACAGTTTTTAGTAAGTCCATCACGTTCATCCCTTTGTATTGATTTAAGTGATCATCAGTGGCGGAAAAGACGGTGTAAACAAGCACAGAGGTACAAAGTGATATGGAAATATAAATTTTCACAGAGAAATGTATAGTTATGTTAAGCAGTCCCTTAGAAGCAGTACTACTTATTTTGAAATTGACAAATAACATGCTTCCAAGCAACGCAACAACTGAAGATTTTTACTTAACAATTCATGGCAAACTAACAAGTTGACATATGTGGAATGCCTCTCGTCAACTTGGATTCATAAAGAAATACGAGTGCCTCATAGTTATTTCCCAACTGGACTTATGACACTACttctatttctttttcttttactAAATATGATAATAGTTTTAGGCATCTAACTTTCTACTTTTTACAACAATTGCACCATATAATATATACATAATTTCATTTAAGGAATAAGTAAGAAACTGGAAAGTTCTGGAATATCTGTATAACCATTACAAGTTGAGCAAGCACGGTGAGAATCAAATAGTAATTATCCATACATGAAGTACCATTCAATGACATGGCTTATAAAAGAGATAATGGAAAATGTAATGATGATAAAGCAGGAAACACGAAATAAAAGAAAATGCTTGCAACTCCCACTGTTCAGAGGCATAGGCACCTAAATCAACTGATCTTGGAAGCGTCACACTTATTCACACTTATTCGCATAGGCTCCCTTGGTAAACCACCACTGCAATATCGAATCAATCTATCCGTGTCACTATACAAAactattaattctgaaaaattattaaaaGCAAGAAATAAAAATACAACCCAAATTATATGTAAATAGTTAAAACCCTAATTGAAATTTATTGAAGAATCAAAGTCCTGATTAAATCcacaaaaaatataaaaatgcgCAACCGTAAACATATACATAAACATACACACAAGCACACAAGAAAAAACATAGAcggagagagggagagagacaaagagggagagagatagagagaaagagagacaTAGAGAGAACGAAAGAGACAGAGAGAGACAAAGtcagagagagagacagagacagagagagagagaccgagagagagagagggagagagagagagagaccgagagagagagggagagagagagagagagagcgagagagagtgAAACTAAACACACAACTGCGCGCGCACAAACACACAAAACCCAAATAAAACAAAGTTGTAATTAAAAAGTACCTTAAAAAATGCCTTCAACTGCAAACCCAAACACGAGCCCTTAAAATCAAAGAGATAGAGAGCGTTTAGATAAATAATTGAAGTTTAAAAGCCCTAATTGAAGCACCGAAGCCTCGATCCCTAATTCAATTGAACCCTAATTAGAAAAGAAAATCTTAATTTACTTACCATAGATTAATAATGGTGGCAAGTGAAGGATAAAGTTGAGCGAGATTGATATTATTAGAGAGAGTTTAGCGAGAGAGAGAGAAGTTAACGAGAGAAAGAGgtgagggggagagagagagagagagcgagtTTGAGTGTGTGAATTGTAACAAAGTCAGTCAGCGAGAGAGAGTATGTGAGTGTGCCCGAAATTTTTTGAATCATCTGAAATATTGGGCGGCTAGAGCCCAATAATTTTACCGCTTCTCAGCCCAAAAATAACTTGCCGCTCTGTCCAAATATTcctatattttttatatatttatattttattattttattagtatttttataataaaaggttaaaaagttattttaataaaaaattaatttcttACATATATTTTACTAAAAATATAAATCGTATATTTACAATATTTCATATTATATATCTCTAGAAGTTATATATGGGTGTTTATAATAACATTCTTgtaaaattaatttaaagtaatatttatggttaaaaattattatatttatattttggtaGTCTAAGCTAAATTTTTTACAAATATGTTGCAAGCTGCAACACTTTATAGCTAATGTAACATCGGGTTTTAggctaaggtaacataaaaaatacCATGTTATATTAGAGCATAAGTAGCATAGCTACGGTAACATATTCGGGTAACATTTCTCAAGAGGGGGTTGCGATAGgtcatatatggtgtagtgaactcaagaacaaaaatttaagttcttgaaaaacactattcaccctcttcttccatgatttttaggaagagattttggatgaatttgaagctcaaacttataggatagctatatctatgcataaggagtattagataattacctcactaattaacaaggcttggatcttggattttggattttccttcttgaaataaagaaaagggccgagagctttgCTTGCAAAAAGgggaagtcaacttgtgttttggtgaaaatgaattgttggttggttgtttttggctttttgttttgatttattacttttaaccatggtaaattttgcatggccaagaatcaaccaacaacacccttcctttttgtcatgcttatgtcactttgttatgtcatcttcccacatttgtcctcttcttattggtttgatgacatcatcctcactgacctctttgattagcttctaattacttggctaatgactgctgatctgttatatggttcgcttaactttcgttttcgtttatcgtttgagggatcatacccgggatcttattacttgggtttccttaacctttctcaatacattatattccttttatgatcccctcttataatacttgaatttaaatcatttttatcctgttaccttatactcaattctttcagtatctggtggatttcagggaaaaatcaaagtgttcggaattggattctgacgatctttatatacacttatataccatatagagtactaataaaatctcagaatatctataaaagaactgctatatagtgtggcatgaaatgtttctcattcagcataatcagtaaaaacactattcataagggttacaaaaagttcaaaattttggggttattacagtctcccctccttaaaaggatttcgtcccggaatcaggaaaaatgaatagggatactttcttagcagtacactttctaactctcaagtcaattttcccacattgtggttcttccatcaaaccctgaatagtttgataacccttctcctaagcacttgttcctttttccatccataacccttcctggttgctccatataggttacgtctggttgcatgtctatgcgctcatatgcccctatttatctggaatccgaattacacttccttaacattgatacgtgaaacacgttatgacttgctacatgttagggggtagggctagctcatatgctaacttcccaatacatcttaatatatccaagggtccaacaatttgtggacttagctttcctttctttccgaacctcatcaatcctttccaagggatacctataacattactaggtccccctatttcatactctttgtcctttcgagtcaaatcagcatacctcttatgtccatcttgagttactaccagccgtcctctgattagatctattatatccctggtccttttgactactgcgggtccgagcatcttgcgctctacaacttcatcctaacataagggagatcgatattatcttccctcaaggatctcgtaaggcgacatctcgataatgacatatgatctattgtcgtaagaaaactcaatccgtgctaagtgaccattccaaattctttcaagtctatcgcacagaccctcatcatagcttctagaattatagcttttgcttctcaatacccactcttttccacTTCGTAATCGcttactatcttccgttcctaatattatactggttacacctttgctcgttagcattctataacctttttatacacgcgtcaaccttagtatcgcgaatgtgtttccattcctaATACCatcataactttactactcccttttcagctgtttctattttccaaagtttgatcaatcatatagaagtaaaagaatttattgagagatcactatgatcatgaacacttgttatatcgcatagttagtacagaaggtggccagcctttagtacttgacaagcaattaaacaacatgtggtatcctactaggcttctatcacacagatagatagtcattcgacaatacctccccctctggaagggttgttcttctcagcttacatgaaatgaaaagaagagaaaagaacgaacggaagagaattatatatacgtaaaaatattgccataaaatatctggcttggaatctacctttgaactatagaggtttgtcataggagaacaaaacatatacgtatatatatcaacatcaagtattatagcatcgtatatCACATGcctaaattttattttattttgctattccgtccatcattctatggacccatgctcttcctcgagcttatacacaatcaccttcgaaactccctcaacatcaaaaatcgaatctgggatctcattctagacatcattgttactagaattctatgcttgcaccgcaaccttcctcgtataataatacgactctctattgataagaaagaataaatattcaataggtaaataatcgacctagtttttctatcaaagatatCGTATACGTccacacgacccgattagtggtactccatcttaacatccattccaatacaactctcatgcttgtaatcagctcattactcgccgaatcattgctgcattactatggtccaccactgacctactatcgtaattcactttctatgaaatcttaatagctaaccatatggagtccatacatgtcgtatagaattcttctaaggaggcaacataatcaccattcctgattcatgaagaacattcctgaacttgacgtacatatgacatgaagcagataaaattgcagaagagtttcaatgaaagcaacgatagcaggttaataccattcttaatcatatgcctttaatagaagacttaactcaaaggtttgcttagtccttttgaaacatggtcctggcttatactcaagatagtaccttctaagatagatagcccgctcatggcgattatacgaattaaacctttaccaaactactattacggttgagtattgcatagtcatcagaaggaatgtcaatcttccaaaccataatacaaccttcacggcttcagccgtcatcactgtattcttctggcacgagcgcctatgattcctctcttacacttagagtgtcgtccacctctttggcctttcctgatagtaaaattttcttacaatcaatgtcattttaaatg is a window from the Apium graveolens cultivar Ventura chromosome 1, ASM990537v1, whole genome shotgun sequence genome containing:
- the LOC141724783 gene encoding putative boron transporter 5, with product MSLNGTSCMDNYYLILTVLAQLVMVFDISPSLYLVLGVAEPIVIIYTYLYNFCKGRPDIGKDQFLAWVGWVCVWTALMLVLLAIFNACTIIKRFTRIAGELFGILIVVLFMQKAVKGLINEFKIPKGENPSEEKYNFQWMYVNGLLAIIFAFGVLFSSLKSIRMTSSPFGLDYGVPLLIVKWSAFTELVPDKVPAGVPRRLRIPSASNSRLFRRGPIIQNMGSVPIAYIFAAIIPAIMTAGLYFFDHSVASQMAQQKNLI